A genomic window from Salvia splendens isolate huo1 chromosome 11, SspV2, whole genome shotgun sequence includes:
- the LOC121754668 gene encoding G-type lectin S-receptor-like serine/threonine-protein kinase SD1-1 codes for ILKATNHFHPPISLGEGGFGLVYKGKLEGGQDIAVKRLSKESRQGLEELKNEVILISKLQHRNLVKLLGCCIQGDESMLIYQYLPNKSLDLILFDETKSRSLDWQKRFHIINGIARGLLYLHQDSPLRIIHRDLKASNILLDSEMNPKISDFGLARSFGGNETEAQTRRVVGTFGYMSPEYAVDGLFSVKSDVFSFGVLALEIVSGKKNRGFAHTDHRLNLLGHAWTLYQEGRLAELVDTFLNGEFEYAEVEKSIKVGLLCVQQNPEDRPKMSTVVWMLGKEGEIPEAKHPGFFTERQLVSGEAVASTNDVTITIPHPR; via the exons ATTCTGAAAGCCACCAATCATTTTCATCCACCAATAAGCCTTGGGGAAGGAGGATTTGGCCTTGTTTATAAG GGAAAGCTGGAAGGAGGGCAAGATATTGCAGTGAAACGGTTATCAAAGGAGTCGAGGCAAGGGCTGGAAGAACTCAAGAATGAAGTCATCTTAATCTCTAAGCTTCAGCATCGGAATCTTGTTAAGCTTCTCGGATGCTGCATCCAAGGAGATGAAAGCATGCTCATCTATCAATATCTTCCTAACAAAAGCTTAGACCTAATCTTATTTG ATGAAACAAAGAGTAGATCTCTCGACTGGCAAAAGCGCTTCCACATTATCAATGGGATTGCAAGAGGGCTCTTGTATCTCCATCAAGATTCTCCCTTGAGAATAATACACCGCGACCTCAAAGCCAGCAACATCTTACTGGATTCTGAGATGAATCCCAAGATATCAGACTTTGGATTGGCAAGGAGTTTCGGAGGGAACGAGACTGAAGCGCAGACGCGTCGTGTTGTTGGAACATT CGGATACATGTCACCCGAGTATGCAGTGGATGGCTTGTTTTCAGTAAAATCAGACGTGTTCAGCTTCGGCGTGTTAGCACTAGAAATTGTGAGTGGGAAGAAAAACAGAGGATTTGCCCACACTGACCACCGCCTCAACCTTCTTGGTCAT GCATGGACACTCTACCAAGAAGGGAGGTTGGCGGAGCTGGTGGACACGTTCCTAAACGGAGAATTTGAGTATGCGGAGGTGGAAAAATCGATAAAAGTAGGTCTGCTATGTGTGCAGCAGAATCCAGAAGATCGGCCAAAGATGTCGACTGTGGTGTGGATGTTGGGGAAGGAAGGTGAGATTCCGGAAGCAAAGCATCCTGGTTTCTTCACAGAAAGACAACTAGTTAGTGGTGAAGCTGTAGCATCAACCAATGATGTCACTATTACCATCCCACACCCCAGATAG
- the LOC121754667 gene encoding G-type lectin S-receptor-like serine/threonine-protein kinase At4g27290, with translation MTLPSANSATHLDPTGYPQLLLKRGSDVLTRIGPWNGFRFPGPPNPKEDPTYKLTFVMDEERVIYRSDSVDASFISRYALNQNGVARRWTWVDRTRGWVIYFSLPSDICDTYRLCGAYGSCDVAGSPSCRCLDEERFVARDREGWVRADWSDGCVRREELELRRE, from the coding sequence ATGACCCTGCCATCGGCGAATTCAGCTACCCACCTCGACCCCACGGGCTACCCGCAGCTACTCCTCAAGCGCGGCTCCGACGTTTTAACCAGGATCGGGCCGTGGAATGGGTTCCGCTTCCCCGGGCCTCCCAACCCGAAGGAGGACCCTACTTACAAGCTCACATTCGTGATGGATGAGGAGAGAGTGATTTACAGATCTGATTCAGTCGACGCGTCCTTCATCTCGCGATACGCGCTGAATCAAAACGGCGTCGCGCGGAGGTGGACTTGGGTGGATCGGACTCGCGGATGGGTGATCTACTTCAGCTTGCCATCGGATATCTGCGATACTTACAGGCTCTGCGGCGCGTACGGCAGCTGCGACGTGGCTGGCTCGCCGTCGTGCAGGTGCCTCGACGAGGAGCGGTTTGTGGCGCGGGACCGCGAGGGGTGGGTGAGGGCGGATTGGTCGGACGGTTGTGTCAGGAGGGAAGAACTTGAGCTGCGACgggagtga
- the LOC121754669 gene encoding protein IQ-DOMAIN 1-like, giving the protein MGITGKLVRSVFSKTQMHVTSHQGSSGSEKRKWSSSVRSYLCGEEHSSLEDSASTVAETEYASFRSNVATDNTRGSRPEEDTASVRSSEATVNQPEPGYDNTKEKENSTYKLFQQEDAAFIIQSAFRNVMARREERRGAASPSRESVGTSLEVQTADSSHIFSIKDERDDVCHLLRRPTRAQVLKIQEDWDDSTVSSVISKMRMQNRLEAAARRERALAYAFSQQLRICSKKHSSGEESNMGWNWLERWMAAREPEMKLIADDTKAMARNAAVLEEKESCGSNEISSLFEFSNSLPKNLPKPTNKPRNLAKRSFSRQSSTSSHLT; this is encoded by the exons ATGGGCATAACTGGCAAGCTTGTTAGAAGCGTCTTCTCCAAAACCCAGATGCATGTAACT AGCCATCAAGGGAGCAGTGGTTCAGAGAAAAGGAAATGGAGTAGCTCAGTGCGGTCCTACTTATGCGGAGAGGAGCATAGCTCACTCGAGGACTCCGCCTCCACGGTGGCAGAGACGGAATATGCTTCGTTTAGAAGCAACGTGGCAACGGACAATACGAGGGGCAGCCGGCCAGAGGAGGATACGGCTTCTGTGCGTAGCTCCGAGGCCACGGTCAACCAGCCGGAGCCCGGTTATGACAACACAAAGGAGAAGGAAAACTCAACCTACAAACTCTTCCAGCAGGAAGATGCTGCCTTCATCATTCAGTCAGCATTTAGAAACGTTATG GCAAGGCGTGAGGAGAGACGCGGTGCTGCCAGTCCGAGTAGAGAGTCTGTAGGCACATCACTGGAAGTACAAACTGCCGATTCATCCCACATTTTCTCTATCAAGGACGAAAGGGATGACGTCTGCCATCTTCTACGTCGTCCAACTCGGGCACAAGTGCTCAAAATCCAG GAGGATTGGGATGACAGCACTGTGAGCAGTGTGATATCCAAGATGAGAATGCAGAACAGGCTCGAAGCAGCAGCTAGGCGCGAGAGGGCTCTCGCCTACGCTTTCTCACAACAG CTAAGAATCTGTTCGAAGAAGCACAGCAGCGGTGAGGAGTCGAACATGGGGTGGAACTGGCTGGAGCGATGGATGGCAGCGCGAGAGCCCGAGATGAAGCTGATAGCAGACGACACGAAAGCAATGGCAAGGAATGCAGCAGTGTTGGAGGAGAAGGAGAGCTGTGGATCTAATGAGATTTCTTCACTATTTGAATTCTCGAATTCTCTCCCCAAAAATCTTCCAAAGCCAACCAACAAGCCTAGGAATCTAGCTAAAAGAAGCTTCTCTAGACAGAGCTCCACATCAAGCCATTTGACC